One genomic segment of Besnoitia besnoiti strain Bb-Ger1 chromosome VII, whole genome shotgun sequence includes these proteins:
- a CDS encoding hypothetical protein (encoded by transcript BESB_080400) translates to MLRFTRFLEIIARSGRSCITDERQFKVFRAFVPAFATSQSCVTFTIKYGEQTTTTFPESILLGRGITARIDTSRRLGQGGYGVVYVGSCSPSGQRVAIKVVQCQQQVLLLLDRVRRYQLEQRRADWLSESSTDTNSSSYSLPAAEVDDDTRKDSTESYGGATSATIETTPRGEPLPAKDVMRALAPHPILPSPSSMSACEESDFAETATEGEARQEDTFAGSESEIEIEPAAVATQENTQEDGGCLEQGEGNPSSTQEAQELQQEQKEDEASISTELKTNADGEPSKAPTRVPPRGAAFSRNRKGSTALDSPRSSSLQAMFESAHLLRVYGIYPCLQSSRLFTVMERLEGPPLRAHLLEEYSETLPTEEEAFQIVFPVLKGLQEIHERGLRGNFDRTRSSMGFNVVAHILVGGGENRQGTQLHVSGSSGEAELLCKRNPLRWACAPPPARYGTGAQCGCSRAGEQVETGSNALKGGSGFRNYALGKESVRTACRRCPACVGYAFTPQCIPYEALVEKKVSPWVDVYAVGCLLYLLVEGCFPHEPVNVARYRIADATEALQHPWIVHMARLLEEKQEETNRELDDADSKELAEEMEEADDAAEQEGGCKGPNVPNSESTDEHASYELRDEDYTTKPPKTGAVTEPSRPCFHPVESASELPDQAAAAEVEHTERPGVMEQSTQEEGEASEENHPEFSSEECLSQEQKTVGSAAPLSTPVAEARGEENGGIDIIGGIVDFIVRFAVGDESRRRLLEERWRQEEDRERALAK, encoded by the exons ATGCTGCGATTTACTCGGTTTCTGGAGATCATCGCCCGTAGCGGACGATCATGCATTACAGATGAGCGACAGTTCAAGGTGTTCCGAGCTTTTGTACCGGCTTTCGCGACAAGTCAATCG TGCGTTACCTTCACGATAAAGTATGGAGAACAAACGACTACAACTTTTCCAGAGTCCATCTTGCTCGGTCGGGGAATAACGGCGCGTATCGATACTTCCCGCCGTCTGGGCCAAGGCGGCTACGGTGTTGTGTACGTCGGTTCCTGTTCCCCCTCTGGACAACGAGTCGCGATAAAAGTCGTCCAGTGCCAACAGCAGGTTTTGCTTCTGCTCGATCGCGTGAGAAGGTACCAGCTGGAGCAGCGCCGGGCAGACTGGCTTTCTGAGAGCTCGACGGACACGAACTCCAGCTCGTATTCGCTGCCGGCAGCTGAGGTAGATGACGACACCAGAAAAGACTCCACTGAATCGTATGGAGGGGCCACCTCTGCCACCATAGAGACGACACCTCGTGGGGAACCACTGCCGGCGAAGGACGTCATGCGCGCTCTGGCGCCCCATCCCATTCTGCCCTCGCCGAGCTCAATGTCGGCCTGTGAAGAATCTGATTTCGCTGAGACCGCAaccgagggagaggcgaggcaggaggaCACGTTTGCTGGTAGCGAGTCGGAGATCGAGATCGAGCCGGCCGCTGTTGCGACGCAGGAAAACACGCAGGAAGACGGCGGCTGTTTGGAACAGGGAGAGGGGAACCCAAGTTCGACTCAGGAGGCACAGGAGCTCCAGCAGGAGCAGAAAGAGGATGAGGCGTCGATATCGACGGAGCTGAAGACAAATGCCGACGGCGAACCCAGCAAAGCTCCCACTCGTGTGCCCCCACGGGGGGCTGCGTTTTCTCGAAACCGAAAGGGCAGCACTGCGCTTGACTCACCCCGGAGCTCCTCCCTCCAGGCGATGTTCGAGTCTGCTcatctgctgcgcgtctACGGAATTTATCCTTGTCTCCAAAGTAGCCGCTTGTTCACGGTTATGGAAAGACTTGAAGGGCCTCCGCTCCGTGCGCACCTTCTTGAGGAGTACTCCGAGACGCTGCCTACCGAAGAGGAAGCATTTCAGATTGTGTTTCCTGTGCTCAAAGGACTCCAGGAGATCCACGAAAGAGGACTAAGAGGGAATTTCGACAGGACTAGGAGCAGCATGGGGTTTAACGTCGTGGCCcacat CctcgtgggcggcggcgagaatCGCCAAGGGACACAACTGCATGTCTCAGGCTCaagcggagaagcggagcTTCTGTGCAAGCGAAATCCTTTGAGATGGGCCTGCGCCCCTCCTCCCGCGAGATACGGCACCGGGGCGCAGTGCGGATGTTCACGCGCAGGTGAGCAGGTGGAAACTGGTTCGAATGCTCTGAAGGGGGGAAGCGGTTTCAGGAACTACGCTCTTGGGAAGGagagtgtacgtacagcttGCAGGAGATGCCCTGCATGCGTCGGCTATGCGTTCACTCCGCAGTGCATCCCCTACGAGGCCCTCGTGGAAAAGAAAGTGTCGCCCTGGGTGGACGTCTACGCCGTAGGGTGTCTGCTGTACCTCCTTGTAGAGGGGTGCTTCCCGCACGAGCCGGTGAATGTTGCCAG ATACCGGATTGCGGATGCGACCGAGGCCCTTCAGCATCCCTGGATTGTCCATATGGCTCGTTTGCTTGAGGAAAAGCAGGAGGAAACGAACAGAGAATTAGACGATGCCGACTCGAAGGAGCTGGCGGAAGAGatggaggaggcagacgacgcagcagagcaaGAAGGGGGATGCAAAGGCCCGAACGTACCGAATTCCGAAAGTACCGACGAGCATGCCAGTTATGAATTGCGAGACGAGGATTACACTACCAAGCCGCCGAAAACCGGAGCTGTGACGGAGCCCTCACGGCCCTGTTTCCACCCGGTTGAGTCCGCTTCAGAGCTTCCAGAccaggcagccgcggcagaagTTGAACACACCGAACGACCGGGAGTGATGGAGCAGTCAACGCaggaagagggcgaggcctctgAAGAGAATCACCCAGAGTTCAGCTCCGAAGAATGTTTGTCTCAGGAACAGAAGACCGTGGGATCTGCTGCTCCGCTGTCCACGCCGGTAGCGGAAGCTCGTGGGGAGGAAAATGGTGGTATTGACATCATCGGAGGTATCGTTGATTTTATAGTGCGCTTCGCCGTTGGAGATGAGTCTCGGAGACGCCTGCTTGAGGAAAGATGGAGACAGGAGGAAGATAGAGAGCGGGCTCTGGCGAAATAG
- a CDS encoding hypothetical protein (encoded by transcript BESB_080410) yields MGNHPGGVAGAMALAGSQALLLEQTGRGGSYQWPGSGAASGSGRGAAGHDASLLLAVDRGRFLRLLKEFELEPRLLRALEIAKAKEKESARSAQAADRPRARMVVLPAHVERHAAPCAQCERRMAEISLFKQDVVLFQRETALLEGLLPLEASPRVRTLYSNFQFFTARENLQQRAQVDGLSEAEVSSPYPRREPRRYTPTCRSCSASEAECVLAHAEASRACYKLEGLCTFIGVHRELLERILHETQRKGAELTEPASGSAAAKSRLRAAATTDGAHASETPRDHTWNPASPSAPRVAPVSLGSCRLRENGAYDGVFAASNCFLHPPAAVRVSSWSPCPSPHALPFDEKPTARDASLSFHRGLRSLLTTASAVYQGASASTPVSEASSYASLSPSSFTPAVQTPSQEVANGPRGLSPALPPASPLRRCPSLAEFSPQPAAASQRPADAGLTGPRPSAARLSAAG; encoded by the exons ATGGGGAACCACccgggcggcgtcgcgggagCTATGGCTCTTGCCGGTTCACAGGCTCTTCTGTTGGAACAGACAGGAAGGGGAGGCAGCTATCAATGGCCCGGAtctggcgcggcgtctggcaGCGGACGAGGAGCCGCAGGACACGACGCCAGTCTGCTTCTGGCTGTCGATCGGGGTCGATTCCTCCGTCTCCTTAAGGAATTCGAGctcgagccgcggctgctgcgcgcgctggagatagcgaaggcgaaggaaaaggagagcgcgcgaagcgcccAGGCAGCCgacaggccgcgcgcccgcatgGTTGTCCTTCCTGCACACGTggagaggcacgcggcgccaTGCGCGCAGTGTGAGAGGCGCATGGCTGAGATCTCCCTGTTCAAGCAG GATGTTGTGCTGTTTCAGCGTGAGACTGCTCTGCTGGAAGGCCTCCTCCCGCTGGAGGCTTCGCCTCGGGTTCGAACCCTGTACAGCAACTTCCAATTCTTTACCGCCAGAGAAAACCTTCAACAGCGCGCTCAGGTGGATGGCCTCTCCGAAGCGGAAGTCTCCTCGCCATATCCACGGCGCGAGCCTAGAAGATACACGCCAACGTGCCGCTCTTGCTCGGCATCTGAGGCAGAATGCGTCCTCGCGCATGCC GAGGCGAGTCGCGCATGCTACAAGCTGGAGGGCCTCTGCACATTTATCGGCGTGCACAGAGAACTTTTGGAAAGGATCCTG CAtgagacgcagcggaaggGTGCGGAGCTGACTGAGCCAGCCAGCGGCTCCGCTGCAGCGAAATCTCGgctgcgcgcagcggccACGACTgacggcgcgcatgcgtctgaAACACCCCGCGATCACACATGGAacccggcgtcgccgtcggcccCGCGAGTGGCTCCGGTCTCCTTGGGCTCGTGTCGGCTCCGTGAGAACGGGGCGTACGACGGAGTTTTCGCAGCATCAAACTGCTTTCTG CACCCGCCGGCGGCTGTTCGAGTTTCGTCGTGGTCGCCCTGCCCGTCTCCGCATGCGTTGCCTTTCGACGAgaagccgacggcgcgggacgcctcgctgtcgtTCCACAGAGGACTGCGATCCTTGTTGACGACGGCCTCAGCTGTGTACCAAGGCGCGAGTGCCTCGACACCCGTTTCTGAGGCTTCCTCGTAtgcgtctctgtcgccttcgaGTTTCACTCCAGCCGTTCAGACGCCAAGTCAAGAGGTTGCGAACGGCCCGCGGGGGCTGTCGCCAGCGCTCccccctgcgtctcctctcagGCGATGTCCATCGCTCGCCGAGTTCTCTCCACAgccagcagcagcctcgcagcgccCAGCCGACGCCGGGCTCACGGGCCCgcggccctccgccgcgcggctctccgctgcgggcTAG